From a single Armatimonadota bacterium genomic region:
- the coaD gene encoding pantetheine-phosphate adenylyltransferase encodes MTRRAIYPGSFDPPTIGHIDIVERGAAMFDELVVAIGNNTEKSPYLPLDQRLGALRESTAHIPNVKVASFDGLLVDYAKQERARIILRGLRAISDYDYELRIGLANRKLNPEVETVFLIAREEFSFLASSVVREVARLGGDYRQFVPPSVVPLIERRLAETRGP; translated from the coding sequence ATGACCCGGCGGGCGATTTATCCCGGCTCGTTCGACCCTCCGACCATCGGACACATCGATATCGTCGAACGAGGGGCCGCCATGTTCGACGAGCTTGTCGTCGCCATCGGGAACAACACCGAAAAATCCCCCTACCTCCCCCTAGACCAAAGACTGGGCGCCCTCAGGGAATCCACGGCCCACATCCCCAACGTCAAAGTCGCCTCGTTCGACGGATTGCTAGTGGATTACGCCAAACAGGAAAGGGCCCGCATCATCCTCCGGGGGCTCCGGGCCATCAGCGACTACGATTACGAACTCAGGATTGGGCTCGCCAACCGCAAACTGAACCCGGAAGTCGAAACCGTCTTCCTCATCGCGCGAGAGGAATTCAGCTTCCTCGCCAGCTCCGTCGTGCGCGAAGTCGCGCGGCTCGGAGGGGATTATCGGCAATTCGTCCCCCCTTCCGTTGTCCCACTCATCGAACGTAGACTCGCAGAAACACGTGGGCCGTGA